The Solea senegalensis isolate Sse05_10M linkage group LG9, IFAPA_SoseM_1, whole genome shotgun sequence genome has a segment encoding these proteins:
- the LOC122775301 gene encoding endoribonuclease ZC3H12A translates to MDQVLPSRTSPSGLLEPDSEELQLRVDSFRKLGYSSEEVRSALRKVGLSTDTNSVLGELVRSRTSTVPSSDGDERRTGPKDALLPPSWVHGSRITPQPGHQKNMEAELRPVVIDGSNVAMSHGNKEVFSCRGIQLAVNYFLDRGHSTITVFVPSWRKEQPRPDAPITDQHILMELEKRKIVVFTPSRRVGGKRVVCYDDRFIVKLAYESDGVIVSNDTYRDLQGERPEWKKCIEERLLMYSFVNDKFMPPDDPLGRHGPSLDNFLRKKPLLTEQKRQLCPYDKKCTYGIKCKFYHPERVNQSYLSLADELREKAQMSSSKEEKNARSSPRQVQIDTGPGPNASSHPRDSKADLSGDGQSSCISRISENQMYWEDPRNGSNLMPLGLSSVPNHRYGNISHEYLDSGFGSFESQYSDHSHCLGNSLRPTSQQQPVHLGKNDSSHSCRGCSHAAPSTAHPQRHRNLDYPPMFPPSVPQQHSLPSHLHYSGALHPQQNYWSDPFQGIPQSKTSCHLPSSHSHNSCSCSYRGHEYHSWGQQQPSSAVFDPERMELRKKLQAIFNPHQVDTVMEMFPHLMDAEKLAANILNLKAQGGIF, encoded by the exons ATGGACCAGGTACTTCCCAGCCGGACCTCACCTTCAGGCCTGCTGGAACCAGACAGTGAGGAGCTCCAGCTCAGAGTGGACTCCTTCAGGAAACTGGGTTATTCTTCAGAGGAGGTCAGGTCTGCTCTGAGGAAGGTGGGGCTCAGCACGGACACCAACTCAGTGCTCGGAGAGCTGGTGAGGAGCAGGACCAGCACTGTGCCCAGCTCTGATGGTGACGAGAGGAGAACAGGACCAAAGGATGCTCTCTTGCCTCCCAGCTGGGTCCATGGATCCAGAATCACACCGCAACCGGGTCACCAAAAGAACATGGAAGCAGAATTGAGGCCTGTGGTTATTGACGGCAGCAATGTTGCCATGAG TCATGGCAACAAGGAAGTGTTCTCCTGCCGAGGAATCCAGCTGGCAGTGAATTACTTCCTGGACCGAGGTCATAGTACCATTACTGTGTTTGTTCCGTCTTGGCGCAAAGAGCAGCCCAGACCTGACGCCCCCATCACAG ATCAACACATTCTCATGGAGCTGGAAAAGCGTAAAATCGTGGTCTTCACTCCCTCGCGCCGAGTCGGGGGTAAGAGGGTGGTTTGCTACGATGACCGCTTCATTGTCAAGCTGGCATACGAGTCGGACGGAGTGATTGTATCTAACGACACCTATCGGGACCTCCAAGGAGAAAGACCCGAGTGGAAGAAATGCATAGAGGAGAGACTCCTCATGTACTCCTTTGTGAATGACAA gtTCATGCCCCCAGATGACCCTCTGGGTCGCCACGGCCCCAGTCTTGACAACTTCCTCAGGAAAAAGCCTCTGCTTACAGAGCAGAAGCGACAGCTCTGTCCATATG aCAAAAAGTGCACATATGGCATCAAATGCAAGTTTTACCATCCGGAGCGAGTAAACCAGTCCTACCTCTCTTTGGCTGATGAACTGAGAGAGAAAGCCCAGATGTCTTCGtcaaaagaagagaagaatgCCAGATCATCACCCAGACAGGTTCAGATTGATACTGGGCCTGGTCCTAATGCAAGTTCCCATCCCCGAGACTCGAAAGCAGATCTCAGTGGTGATGGGCAAAGTTCTTGCATTAGTCGCATTAGTGAAAATCAAATGTACTGGGAGGACCCAAGAAACGGTTCAAATCTCATGCCATTAGGTCTGTCATCAGTGCCCAATCATCGCTATGGCAACATCTCTCATGAGTACCTGGATTCTGGCTTTGGCTCTTTTGAGAGCCAGTACTCTGATCACTCACACTGTCTCGGCAACTCCCTCAGGCCCACGTCCCAGCAGCAACCTGTGCATTTAGGGAAAAATGACAGCAGCCACTCGTGTAGAGGCTGTTCCCATGCAGCTCCCTCAACAGCTCACCCACAACGACACAGAAACCTGGACTATCCTCCCATGTTCCCACCAAGCGTGCCACAACAACACAGTCTCCCCAGCCATCTCCACTATAGTGGAGCCCTCCATCCTCAGCAAAATTACTGGTCAGATCCCTTCCAGGGGATTCCCCAATCCAAGACATCATGTCATCTCCCATCTTCACACTCCCACAACTCCTGCTCTTGCTCCTACAGAGGCCATGAGTACCACTCCTGGGGCCAACAGCAGCCATCTTCTGCTGTTTTCGACCCAGAAAGGATGGAGCTCCGCAAGAAACTGCAAGCCATTTTCAACCCGCATCAGGTGGACACGGTGATGGAGATGTTCCCACATCTGATGGATGCGGAGAAACTGGCCGCAAACATTCTGAACCTGAAGGCGCAGGGAGGAATATTCTGA